A DNA window from Massilia putida contains the following coding sequences:
- a CDS encoding fused MFS/spermidine synthase: MRTRRGRRTLEFSPGDIQSEMLLARPDALVLAYQRAMMGFMLFAPRPRHIVMVGLGGGSLAKFCHRHFPDARITVLEVRADVIALRAAFHIPPDSARFAVVHADAAAWLAAHPGTADVLLVDGFDARGLPPRLADAPFYADCRRALRPGGVLVANVFTYDPRYPDVMDALHTVFEGQACWFDEVAGNNRIVYALHTPDAAVARRVARFARRRGLGLGLLNRLAIRFILAWIASRSVLTPPHLRPVSHRM; this comes from the coding sequence GTGCGTACGCGCCGCGGCCGGCGCACGCTGGAATTCTCGCCCGGCGACATCCAGAGCGAGATGCTGCTGGCGCGCCCGGATGCCCTCGTGCTGGCCTACCAGCGCGCGATGATGGGTTTCATGCTGTTCGCGCCGCGGCCCCGGCACATCGTGATGGTCGGGTTGGGCGGCGGCTCGCTGGCCAAGTTTTGCCACCGCCACTTCCCCGACGCGCGCATCACCGTCCTCGAAGTGCGCGCCGACGTGATCGCGCTGCGCGCCGCCTTCCACATACCGCCCGACAGCGCGCGTTTTGCCGTCGTCCACGCCGACGCGGCCGCCTGGCTCGCGGCCCACCCCGGCACGGCCGACGTGCTGCTCGTCGACGGTTTCGACGCGCGCGGCCTGCCCCCGCGCCTGGCCGATGCGCCGTTCTATGCCGATTGCCGCCGCGCGCTGCGGCCCGGTGGCGTCCTCGTGGCCAATGTGTTCACGTACGACCCGCGCTACCCGGACGTGATGGATGCGCTGCACACCGTGTTCGAAGGGCAGGCCTGCTGGTTCGACGAGGTCGCGGGCAATAACCGCATCGTGTATGCCTTGCACACCCCCGACGCGGCCGTGGCGCGACGCGTGGCGCGTTTCGCGCGCCGGCGCGGCCTGGGCCTCGGATTATTGAACCGGCTAGCCATAAGATTCATCCTTGCCTGGATCGCATCGCGATCTGTTTTGACGCCGCCACACCTTCGGCCGGTAAGCCACCGCATGTGA
- a CDS encoding GGDEF domain-containing protein: MDSTTMVLALALSNLALCATLFFFEQSGHRRPALPTWGWSRLYQAAGWLLLAIGAAGVVPEGLALPIAYALVFVGVAWESGAAWERAGRLRWRRVTLPALALAVAAFLLCWLVDPIGLRAVAASLILGAFYLSVAAALGRDWAQASMLQRFLALATSLLAVVVGARGALVLLAPAGWGWMTNDMLRQFHSGALYLLALLGGFGWLLLGREREQAELARLEVNDPLTDVPNRRGFFQALAPWMALARRPGQPTALVVFDLDQFKRINDGYGHPAGDVVIAHLLETCKRQLRDSDLLGRLVGVEFAILLPRTSLDDALMVAERMRAAIESERVKTERAMISLTASFGVTTIRPDDSTVTLLARADEALRVAKKAGRNRVEVAASALAPVEE; this comes from the coding sequence ATGGATTCCACGACGATGGTCCTCGCGCTGGCACTCAGCAATCTCGCCCTGTGCGCCACCCTGTTTTTCTTCGAACAATCCGGACACCGGCGGCCCGCGCTGCCCACCTGGGGCTGGTCGCGCCTGTACCAGGCCGCCGGCTGGCTGCTGCTGGCGATCGGCGCCGCGGGCGTCGTCCCGGAAGGCCTCGCGCTGCCCATCGCCTATGCCCTCGTGTTCGTCGGCGTCGCGTGGGAGTCGGGCGCGGCGTGGGAACGCGCCGGCCGCCTGCGCTGGCGCCGCGTCACGCTCCCGGCGCTGGCGCTGGCCGTCGCCGCCTTCCTGCTGTGCTGGCTGGTCGACCCGATCGGCCTGCGCGCCGTCGCCGCCTCGCTGATCCTGGGCGCCTTTTATTTGTCGGTGGCGGCCGCGCTGGGGCGCGACTGGGCGCAGGCCTCGATGCTGCAGCGTTTCCTGGCGCTGGCGACGAGCCTGCTTGCCGTCGTCGTCGGCGCGCGCGGCGCCCTCGTGCTGCTGGCGCCGGCCGGCTGGGGCTGGATGACGAACGACATGTTGCGCCAGTTCCATTCGGGCGCGCTGTATCTGCTGGCGCTGCTGGGCGGCTTCGGCTGGTTGCTGCTGGGCCGCGAGCGCGAACAGGCCGAGCTGGCGCGCCTGGAAGTCAATGATCCGCTGACGGACGTGCCGAACCGGCGCGGCTTCTTCCAGGCCCTGGCCCCGTGGATGGCGCTGGCGCGCCGGCCGGGCCAGCCGACGGCCCTCGTCGTGTTCGACCTCGACCAGTTCAAGCGCATCAACGACGGCTATGGCCACCCGGCCGGCGACGTCGTGATCGCCCACCTGCTCGAGACGTGCAAGCGGCAGCTGCGCGACAGCGACCTGCTGGGCCGCCTGGTGGGCGTCGAATTCGCGATCCTGCTGCCGAGGACGAGCCTGGACGATGCATTGATGGTCGCCGAGCGCATGCGCGCGGCGATCGAAAGCGAGCGCGTCAAGACCGAACGCGCGATGATTTCCCTGACGGCCAGCTTCGGCGTCACGACGATCCGCCCGGACGACAGCACCGTCACCTTGCTGGCCCGCGCCGACGAGGCGTTGCGTGTGGCCAAGAAGGCGGGGCGCAACCGGGTCGAAGTGGCGGCGTCCGCGTTGGCGCCGGTCGAGGAATGA
- a CDS encoding Ppx/GppA phosphatase family protein gives MSTTSPIHAALVLGSDSFRLLVGAVEDGILRPLDSFHAPLRLAAALDAQGCLSPEAMHAAFDCLRAIRDRLNDHALAAVRVVATSTLRMARNSHLFLPAAQQLLGHPVQVLSGEEEAILTYLGVADGTAADGEARMLVLGIGGGSTQLALGSGRRVQKVASLGLGTSRLALTFFGGGRIDAVSFAAAIASTRAKLGDEAPAFGPGRRDRACGASGTIHTLARLLVDNDLGGPITRARLEALAARALTQGGGGAPLAGLGTLRLRDVTAALAILLGLMEELEIDELEVPKTGLRAGVLAELRHGRAALAA, from the coding sequence ATGAGCACCACATCTCCCATCCACGCCGCACTCGTCCTCGGATCGGACAGCTTCCGCCTGCTGGTGGGCGCTGTCGAGGACGGCATCCTGCGTCCCCTCGACAGTTTCCACGCCCCGCTGCGCCTGGCCGCGGCGCTGGACGCGCAGGGCTGCCTGAGCCCGGAGGCGATGCACGCCGCGTTCGATTGCCTGCGCGCCATCCGCGACCGGCTGAACGACCACGCGCTGGCCGCGGTGCGCGTCGTCGCCACGTCCACCTTGCGCATGGCCCGCAACAGCCATCTGTTCCTGCCCGCCGCGCAGCAACTGCTCGGCCACCCCGTCCAGGTGCTGTCCGGCGAGGAAGAGGCGATCCTGACCTACCTCGGCGTGGCCGACGGCACGGCCGCCGACGGCGAAGCGCGCATGCTGGTGCTGGGCATCGGCGGCGGCTCGACCCAGCTGGCGCTGGGCAGCGGGCGCCGCGTGCAGAAGGTCGCGTCGCTGGGCCTGGGCACGTCGCGCCTGGCGCTGACGTTCTTCGGCGGCGGCCGCATCGACGCCGTGTCGTTCGCGGCCGCGATCGCGTCCACGCGCGCCAAGCTGGGCGACGAAGCCCCGGCCTTCGGACCGGGACGGCGCGACCGCGCGTGCGGCGCGTCCGGCACCATCCACACGCTGGCGCGGCTGCTGGTCGACAACGACCTGGGCGGCCCGATCACCCGCGCCCGCCTCGAGGCGCTGGCAGCGCGCGCGCTGACCCAGGGCGGCGGCGGGGCGCCGTTGGCCGGTCTCGGGACGCTGCGCCTGCGCGACGTGACGGCCGCGCTGGCGATCCTGCTGGGTCTCATGGAGGAGCTGGAGATCGACGAGCTGGAAGTGCCGAAGACCGGCCTGCGCGCCGGCGTGCTGGCCGAGTTGCGCCACGGCCGCGCGGCCCTCGCGGCCTGA
- a CDS encoding substrate-binding periplasmic protein, which yields MPRFLRYGLIACCLGAGAPSFAAGQATVPLCFERQEVLPWRTLDGGGLNFELLGEVGRRLGLVFDYQSMPWKRCLAQVKANQVSGAFAVSFSRERLALGGYPGTHGDQGQADPDKRMHVDSYVLMRRKGTRVDWDGKRFANVDGRIGFQLGYSVGDFLRAQNVPVDEGSQQADELVQKLLAGRVVAAAVGGGDAVRLMRTAYAKDIEVLPVALIEKPYYLLLSHAFVAQHPDLAERIWKTIEEVRTSPAYRKRERELAGQQGGSH from the coding sequence ATGCCGCGTTTCCTTCGCTATGGATTGATCGCCTGTTGTCTCGGCGCCGGCGCGCCATCGTTCGCGGCGGGCCAAGCCACCGTCCCCCTGTGCTTCGAACGCCAGGAGGTGCTGCCGTGGCGCACGCTGGACGGCGGCGGGCTGAATTTCGAACTGCTGGGTGAGGTCGGACGGCGGCTCGGGCTCGTGTTCGACTACCAGAGCATGCCCTGGAAGCGCTGTCTCGCACAGGTCAAGGCGAACCAGGTCAGCGGCGCGTTCGCCGTCAGCTTCAGCCGCGAGCGGCTCGCGCTGGGGGGCTACCCCGGTACCCACGGCGACCAGGGCCAGGCCGATCCCGACAAGCGCATGCACGTCGACAGTTACGTGCTCATGCGGCGCAAGGGCACGCGCGTCGACTGGGACGGCAAGCGCTTCGCCAACGTCGACGGCCGCATCGGCTTCCAGCTCGGCTATTCCGTCGGCGACTTCCTGCGCGCGCAGAACGTGCCCGTGGACGAGGGCAGCCAGCAGGCCGACGAACTGGTGCAGAAACTGCTGGCCGGCCGCGTCGTGGCGGCGGCCGTCGGCGGCGGCGACGCCGTGCGGCTGATGCGCACCGCCTATGCGAAAGACATCGAAGTGCTGCCCGTGGCGCTGATCGAAAAGCCGTACTACCTGTTGCTGTCGCACGCGTTCGTCGCGCAGCATCCGGACCTGGCGGAACGCATCTGGAAGACGATCGAGGAGGTGCGCACGAGCCCAGCCTACCGCAAGCGCGAGCGCGAACTGGCCGGCCAGCAGGGAGGCTCCCATTAA